A single Lolium perenne isolate Kyuss_39 chromosome 6, Kyuss_2.0, whole genome shotgun sequence DNA region contains:
- the LOC127306603 gene encoding pathogenesis-related protein 1: MASTNSWTLELESKVAASRKFRACVMDWHNLAPKLAPHIFDSAHHAEGDGGIGSVRHYNCNSAMPFNVMKKKVEFLDVDKCECKYTIECDGTETATFNVKVKPTANGGSVAKVECTYKGGEGKDKMLKAKDSVAEMFNTAEAYLIANPDAYN, from the exons ATGGCCTCCACCAACAGCTGGACCCTGGAGCTTGAGTCGAAGGTGGCCGCGTCGCGCAAGTTCCGCGCCTGCGTCATGGACTGGCACAATCTGGCACCCAAGCTCGCCCCACACATCTTCGACAGCGCCCACCATGCTGAAGGAGATGGCGGCATCGGCAGCGTCAGACACTACAACTGCAACTCAG CCATGCCCTTCAACGTCATGAAGAAGAAGGTCGAGTTCCTCGATGTGGACAAGTGCGAGTGCAAATATACCATTGAGTGTGACGGCACTGAGACGGCCACGTTTAACGTCAAGGTGAAGCCAACGGCCAACGGTGGGAGTGTGGCCAAGGTGGAATGCACGTACAAGGGCGGGGAGGGGAAGGACAAGATGCTCAAGGCTAAGGACTCTGTCGCTGAGATGTTCAAcactgccgaggcctacctcatcGCCAACCCGGACGCGTACAACTAA
- the LOC127306604 gene encoding pathogenesis-related protein 1: MASTNSWTLELESKVAASRKFRACVMDWHNLAPKLAPHIFDSAHHAEGDGGIGSVRHYNCNSAMPFNVMKKKVEFLDVDKCECKYTIECDGTETATFNVKVKPTANGGSVAKVECTYKGGEGKDKMLKAKDSVAEMFNTAEAYLLANPDAYN; this comes from the exons ATGGCCTCCACCAACAGCTGGACCCTGGAGCTTGAGTCGAAGGTGGCCGCGTCGCGCAAGTTCCGCGCCTGCGTCATGGACTGGCACAATCTGGCACCCAAGCTCGCCCCACACATCTTCGACAGCGCCCACCATGCTGAAGGAGATGGCGGCATCGGCAGCGTCAGACACTACAACTGCAACTCAG CCATGCCCTTCAACGTCATGAAGAAGAAGGTCGAGTTCCTCGATGTGGACAAGTGCGAGTGCAAATATACCATTGAGTGTGACGGCACTGAGACGGCCACGTTTAACGTCAAGGTGAAGCCAACGGCCAACGGCGGGAGTGTGGCCAAGGTGGAATGCACCTACAAGGGCGGGGAGGGGAAGGACAAGATGCTCAAGGCTAAGGACTCTGTCGCTGAGATGTTCAAcactgccgaggcctacctcctcGCCAACCCGGACGCGTACAACTAA